In Choloepus didactylus isolate mChoDid1 chromosome X, mChoDid1.pri, whole genome shotgun sequence, a genomic segment contains:
- the PNCK gene encoding calcium/calmodulin-dependent protein kinase type 1B isoform X2, with product MNDRTCCYSRNRPRTSAACMRSGRSSDREGAFSEVVLAQERGSAHLVALKCIPKKALRGKEALVENEIAVLRRVSHPNIVALEDVHESPSHLYLAMELVTGGELFDRIMERGSYTEKDASHLVGQVLGAVSYLHSLGIVHRDLKPENLLYATPFEDSKIMVSDFGLSKIQAGNMLGTACGTPGYVAPELLEQKPYGKAVDMWALGVISYILLCGYPPFYDESDPELFSQILRASYEFDSPFWDDISESAKDFIRHLLERDPQKRFTCQQALQHLWISGDAAFDKDILGSVSEQIQKNFARTHWKRAFNATSFLRHIRKMGHSPEGEEAPRQGRARHTHPGLRTGPSHQW from the exons ATGAATGACCGA ACATGCTGCTACTCAAGAAACAGACCGAGGACATCAGCCGCGTGTATGAGATCCGGGAGAAGCTCGGATCGTGA GGGCGCCTTCTCCGAGGTGGTGCTGGCCCAGGAGAGGGGCTCCGCACACCTTGTGGCCCTCAAGTGCATCCCCAAGAAGGCCCTTCGGGGCAAGGAGGCTCTGGTGGAGAACGAGATCGCTGTGCTCCGCAG GGTCAGCCACCCCAACATCGTGGCTCTGGAGGACGTCCATGAGAGCCCTTCCCACCTCTACCTGGCCATGGAGCT GGTGACAGGGGGCGAGCTGTTTGACCGCATCATGGAGCGCGGCTCGTACACGGAGAAGGACGCCAGCCACCTGGTGGGCCAGGTCCTGGGCGCGGTCTCCTACCTGCACAGCCTGGGTATTGTGCACCGGGACCTCAAG CCTGAAAACCTCCTGTACGCCACACCCTTTGAGGATTCAAAGATCATGGTCTCCGACTTCGGCCTATCTAAAATCCAGGCTGGCAACATGCTGGGTACAGCCTGTGGGACCCCGGGATATGTGG CCCCGGAACTCCTGGAGCAGAAACCCTACGGGAAGGCCGTGGATATGTGGGCCCTGGGTGTCATCTCCTACATCCT GCTGTGTGGGTACCCTCCCTTCTACGACGAGAGCGACCCTGAGCTCTTCAGCCAGATCCTGAGGGCCAGCTATGAGTTTGACTCCCCCTTTTGGGATGACATCTCTGAATCAG CCAAAGACTTCATCCGGCATCTCCTGGAGCGGGACCCCCAGAAGAGGTTCACCTGCCAACAGGCCTTGCAGCACCTTTG GATCTCTGGGGACGCGGCCTTTGACAAGGACATCCTGGGCTCAGTCAGTGAGCAGATCCAGAAGAACTTTGCCCGCACCCACTGGAAG CGTGCCTTCAACGCCACCTCGTTCCTGCGCCACATCCGCAAGATGGGGCACAGCCCAGAGGGCGAGGAGGCGCCCCGGCAGGGGAGGGCCCGCCACACCCACCCAGGCCTCCGGACTGGACCGTCCCACCAGTGGTGA
- the PNCK gene encoding calcium/calmodulin-dependent protein kinase type 1B isoform X4: protein MNDRTCCYSRNRPRTSAACMRSGRSSDRAPSPRWCWPRRGAPHTLWPSSASPRRPFGARRLWWRTRSLCSAGSATPTSWLWRTSMRALPTSTWPWSWGELFDRIMERGSYTEKDASHLVGQVLGAVSYLHSLGIVHRDLKPENLLYATPFEDSKIMVSDFGLSKIQAGNMLGTACGTPGYVAPELLEQKPYGKAVDMWALGVISYILLCGYPPFYDESDPELFSQILRASYEFDSPFWDDISESAKDFIRHLLERDPQKRFTCQQALQHLWISGDAAFDKDILGSVSEQIQKNFARTHWKRAFNATSFLRHIRKMGHSPEGEEAPRQGRARHTHPGLRTGPSHQW, encoded by the exons ATGAATGACCGA ACATGCTGCTACTCAAGAAACAGACCGAGGACATCAGCCGCGTGTATGAGATCCGGGAGAAGCTCGGATC GGGCGCCTTCTCCGAGGTGGTGCTGGCCCAGGAGAGGGGCTCCGCACACCTTGTGGCCCTCAAGTGCATCCCCAAGAAGGCCCTTCGGGGCAAGGAGGCTCTGGTGGAGAACGAGATCGCTGTGCTCCGCAG GGTCAGCCACCCCAACATCGTGGCTCTGGAGGACGTCCATGAGAGCCCTTCCCACCTCTACCTGGCCATGGAGCT GGGGCGAGCTGTTTGACCGCATCATGGAGCGCGGCTCGTACACGGAGAAGGACGCCAGCCACCTGGTGGGCCAGGTCCTGGGCGCGGTCTCCTACCTGCACAGCCTGGGTATTGTGCACCGGGACCTCAAG CCTGAAAACCTCCTGTACGCCACACCCTTTGAGGATTCAAAGATCATGGTCTCCGACTTCGGCCTATCTAAAATCCAGGCTGGCAACATGCTGGGTACAGCCTGTGGGACCCCGGGATATGTGG CCCCGGAACTCCTGGAGCAGAAACCCTACGGGAAGGCCGTGGATATGTGGGCCCTGGGTGTCATCTCCTACATCCT GCTGTGTGGGTACCCTCCCTTCTACGACGAGAGCGACCCTGAGCTCTTCAGCCAGATCCTGAGGGCCAGCTATGAGTTTGACTCCCCCTTTTGGGATGACATCTCTGAATCAG CCAAAGACTTCATCCGGCATCTCCTGGAGCGGGACCCCCAGAAGAGGTTCACCTGCCAACAGGCCTTGCAGCACCTTTG GATCTCTGGGGACGCGGCCTTTGACAAGGACATCCTGGGCTCAGTCAGTGAGCAGATCCAGAAGAACTTTGCCCGCACCCACTGGAAG CGTGCCTTCAACGCCACCTCGTTCCTGCGCCACATCCGCAAGATGGGGCACAGCCCAGAGGGCGAGGAGGCGCCCCGGCAGGGGAGGGCCCGCCACACCCACCCAGGCCTCCGGACTGGACCGTCCCACCAGTGGTGA
- the PNCK gene encoding calcium/calmodulin-dependent protein kinase type 1B isoform X1 codes for MLLLKKQTEDISRVYEIREKLGSGAFSEVVLAQERGSAHLVALKCIPKKALRGKEALVENEIAVLRRVSHPNIVALEDVHESPSHLYLAMELVTGGELFDRIMERGSYTEKDASHLVGQVLGAVSYLHSLGIVHRDLKPENLLYATPFEDSKIMVSDFGLSKIQAGNMLGTACGTPGYVAPELLEQKPYGKAVDMWALGVISYILLCGYPPFYDESDPELFSQILRASYEFDSPFWDDISESAKDFIRHLLERDPQKRFTCQQALQHLWISGDAAFDKDILGSVSEQIQKNFARTHWKRAFNATSFLRHIRKMGHSPEGEEAPRQGRARHTHPGLRTGPSHQW; via the exons ATGCTGCTACTCAAGAAACAGACCGAGGACATCAGCCGCGTGTATGAGATCCGGGAGAAGCTCGGATC GGGCGCCTTCTCCGAGGTGGTGCTGGCCCAGGAGAGGGGCTCCGCACACCTTGTGGCCCTCAAGTGCATCCCCAAGAAGGCCCTTCGGGGCAAGGAGGCTCTGGTGGAGAACGAGATCGCTGTGCTCCGCAG GGTCAGCCACCCCAACATCGTGGCTCTGGAGGACGTCCATGAGAGCCCTTCCCACCTCTACCTGGCCATGGAGCT GGTGACAGGGGGCGAGCTGTTTGACCGCATCATGGAGCGCGGCTCGTACACGGAGAAGGACGCCAGCCACCTGGTGGGCCAGGTCCTGGGCGCGGTCTCCTACCTGCACAGCCTGGGTATTGTGCACCGGGACCTCAAG CCTGAAAACCTCCTGTACGCCACACCCTTTGAGGATTCAAAGATCATGGTCTCCGACTTCGGCCTATCTAAAATCCAGGCTGGCAACATGCTGGGTACAGCCTGTGGGACCCCGGGATATGTGG CCCCGGAACTCCTGGAGCAGAAACCCTACGGGAAGGCCGTGGATATGTGGGCCCTGGGTGTCATCTCCTACATCCT GCTGTGTGGGTACCCTCCCTTCTACGACGAGAGCGACCCTGAGCTCTTCAGCCAGATCCTGAGGGCCAGCTATGAGTTTGACTCCCCCTTTTGGGATGACATCTCTGAATCAG CCAAAGACTTCATCCGGCATCTCCTGGAGCGGGACCCCCAGAAGAGGTTCACCTGCCAACAGGCCTTGCAGCACCTTTG GATCTCTGGGGACGCGGCCTTTGACAAGGACATCCTGGGCTCAGTCAGTGAGCAGATCCAGAAGAACTTTGCCCGCACCCACTGGAAG CGTGCCTTCAACGCCACCTCGTTCCTGCGCCACATCCGCAAGATGGGGCACAGCCCAGAGGGCGAGGAGGCGCCCCGGCAGGGGAGGGCCCGCCACACCCACCCAGGCCTCCGGACTGGACCGTCCCACCAGTGGTGA
- the PNCK gene encoding calcium/calmodulin-dependent protein kinase type 1B isoform X3, producing the protein MLLLKKQTEDISRVYEIREKLGSGAFSEVVLAQERGSAHLVALKCIPKKALRGKEALVENEIAVLRRVSHPNIVALEDVHESPSHLYLAMELVTGGELFDRIMERGSYTEKDASHLVGQVLGAVSYLHSLGIVHRDLKPENLLYATPFEDSKIMVSDFGLSKIQAGNMLAPELLEQKPYGKAVDMWALGVISYILLCGYPPFYDESDPELFSQILRASYEFDSPFWDDISESAKDFIRHLLERDPQKRFTCQQALQHLWISGDAAFDKDILGSVSEQIQKNFARTHWKRAFNATSFLRHIRKMGHSPEGEEAPRQGRARHTHPGLRTGPSHQW; encoded by the exons ATGCTGCTACTCAAGAAACAGACCGAGGACATCAGCCGCGTGTATGAGATCCGGGAGAAGCTCGGATC GGGCGCCTTCTCCGAGGTGGTGCTGGCCCAGGAGAGGGGCTCCGCACACCTTGTGGCCCTCAAGTGCATCCCCAAGAAGGCCCTTCGGGGCAAGGAGGCTCTGGTGGAGAACGAGATCGCTGTGCTCCGCAG GGTCAGCCACCCCAACATCGTGGCTCTGGAGGACGTCCATGAGAGCCCTTCCCACCTCTACCTGGCCATGGAGCT GGTGACAGGGGGCGAGCTGTTTGACCGCATCATGGAGCGCGGCTCGTACACGGAGAAGGACGCCAGCCACCTGGTGGGCCAGGTCCTGGGCGCGGTCTCCTACCTGCACAGCCTGGGTATTGTGCACCGGGACCTCAAG CCTGAAAACCTCCTGTACGCCACACCCTTTGAGGATTCAAAGATCATGGTCTCCGACTTCGGCCTATCTAAAATCCAGGCTGGCAACATGCTGG CCCCGGAACTCCTGGAGCAGAAACCCTACGGGAAGGCCGTGGATATGTGGGCCCTGGGTGTCATCTCCTACATCCT GCTGTGTGGGTACCCTCCCTTCTACGACGAGAGCGACCCTGAGCTCTTCAGCCAGATCCTGAGGGCCAGCTATGAGTTTGACTCCCCCTTTTGGGATGACATCTCTGAATCAG CCAAAGACTTCATCCGGCATCTCCTGGAGCGGGACCCCCAGAAGAGGTTCACCTGCCAACAGGCCTTGCAGCACCTTTG GATCTCTGGGGACGCGGCCTTTGACAAGGACATCCTGGGCTCAGTCAGTGAGCAGATCCAGAAGAACTTTGCCCGCACCCACTGGAAG CGTGCCTTCAACGCCACCTCGTTCCTGCGCCACATCCGCAAGATGGGGCACAGCCCAGAGGGCGAGGAGGCGCCCCGGCAGGGGAGGGCCCGCCACACCCACCCAGGCCTCCGGACTGGACCGTCCCACCAGTGGTGA
- the PNCK gene encoding calcium/calmodulin-dependent protein kinase type 1B isoform X6: MRSGRSSDRAPSPRWCWPRRGAPHTLWPSSASPRRPFGARRLWWRTRSLCSAGSATPTSWLWRTSMRALPTSTWPWSWGELFDRIMERGSYTEKDASHLVGQVLGAVSYLHSLGIVHRDLKPENLLYATPFEDSKIMVSDFGLSKIQAGNMLGTACGTPGYVAPELLEQKPYGKAVDMWALGVISYILLCGYPPFYDESDPELFSQILRASYEFDSPFWDDISESAKDFIRHLLERDPQKRFTCQQALQHLWISGDAAFDKDILGSVSEQIQKNFARTHWKRAFNATSFLRHIRKMGHSPEGEEAPRQGRARHTHPGLRTGPSHQW; the protein is encoded by the exons ATGAGATCCGGGAGAAGCTCGGATC GGGCGCCTTCTCCGAGGTGGTGCTGGCCCAGGAGAGGGGCTCCGCACACCTTGTGGCCCTCAAGTGCATCCCCAAGAAGGCCCTTCGGGGCAAGGAGGCTCTGGTGGAGAACGAGATCGCTGTGCTCCGCAG GGTCAGCCACCCCAACATCGTGGCTCTGGAGGACGTCCATGAGAGCCCTTCCCACCTCTACCTGGCCATGGAGCT GGGGCGAGCTGTTTGACCGCATCATGGAGCGCGGCTCGTACACGGAGAAGGACGCCAGCCACCTGGTGGGCCAGGTCCTGGGCGCGGTCTCCTACCTGCACAGCCTGGGTATTGTGCACCGGGACCTCAAG CCTGAAAACCTCCTGTACGCCACACCCTTTGAGGATTCAAAGATCATGGTCTCCGACTTCGGCCTATCTAAAATCCAGGCTGGCAACATGCTGGGTACAGCCTGTGGGACCCCGGGATATGTGG CCCCGGAACTCCTGGAGCAGAAACCCTACGGGAAGGCCGTGGATATGTGGGCCCTGGGTGTCATCTCCTACATCCT GCTGTGTGGGTACCCTCCCTTCTACGACGAGAGCGACCCTGAGCTCTTCAGCCAGATCCTGAGGGCCAGCTATGAGTTTGACTCCCCCTTTTGGGATGACATCTCTGAATCAG CCAAAGACTTCATCCGGCATCTCCTGGAGCGGGACCCCCAGAAGAGGTTCACCTGCCAACAGGCCTTGCAGCACCTTTG GATCTCTGGGGACGCGGCCTTTGACAAGGACATCCTGGGCTCAGTCAGTGAGCAGATCCAGAAGAACTTTGCCCGCACCCACTGGAAG CGTGCCTTCAACGCCACCTCGTTCCTGCGCCACATCCGCAAGATGGGGCACAGCCCAGAGGGCGAGGAGGCGCCCCGGCAGGGGAGGGCCCGCCACACCCACCCAGGCCTCCGGACTGGACCGTCCCACCAGTGGTGA
- the PNCK gene encoding calcium/calmodulin-dependent protein kinase type 1B isoform X5: MRSGRSSDREGAFSEVVLAQERGSAHLVALKCIPKKALRGKEALVENEIAVLRRVSHPNIVALEDVHESPSHLYLAMELVTGGELFDRIMERGSYTEKDASHLVGQVLGAVSYLHSLGIVHRDLKPENLLYATPFEDSKIMVSDFGLSKIQAGNMLGTACGTPGYVAPELLEQKPYGKAVDMWALGVISYILLCGYPPFYDESDPELFSQILRASYEFDSPFWDDISESAKDFIRHLLERDPQKRFTCQQALQHLWISGDAAFDKDILGSVSEQIQKNFARTHWKRAFNATSFLRHIRKMGHSPEGEEAPRQGRARHTHPGLRTGPSHQW, translated from the exons ATGAGATCCGGGAGAAGCTCGGATCGTGA GGGCGCCTTCTCCGAGGTGGTGCTGGCCCAGGAGAGGGGCTCCGCACACCTTGTGGCCCTCAAGTGCATCCCCAAGAAGGCCCTTCGGGGCAAGGAGGCTCTGGTGGAGAACGAGATCGCTGTGCTCCGCAG GGTCAGCCACCCCAACATCGTGGCTCTGGAGGACGTCCATGAGAGCCCTTCCCACCTCTACCTGGCCATGGAGCT GGTGACAGGGGGCGAGCTGTTTGACCGCATCATGGAGCGCGGCTCGTACACGGAGAAGGACGCCAGCCACCTGGTGGGCCAGGTCCTGGGCGCGGTCTCCTACCTGCACAGCCTGGGTATTGTGCACCGGGACCTCAAG CCTGAAAACCTCCTGTACGCCACACCCTTTGAGGATTCAAAGATCATGGTCTCCGACTTCGGCCTATCTAAAATCCAGGCTGGCAACATGCTGGGTACAGCCTGTGGGACCCCGGGATATGTGG CCCCGGAACTCCTGGAGCAGAAACCCTACGGGAAGGCCGTGGATATGTGGGCCCTGGGTGTCATCTCCTACATCCT GCTGTGTGGGTACCCTCCCTTCTACGACGAGAGCGACCCTGAGCTCTTCAGCCAGATCCTGAGGGCCAGCTATGAGTTTGACTCCCCCTTTTGGGATGACATCTCTGAATCAG CCAAAGACTTCATCCGGCATCTCCTGGAGCGGGACCCCCAGAAGAGGTTCACCTGCCAACAGGCCTTGCAGCACCTTTG GATCTCTGGGGACGCGGCCTTTGACAAGGACATCCTGGGCTCAGTCAGTGAGCAGATCCAGAAGAACTTTGCCCGCACCCACTGGAAG CGTGCCTTCAACGCCACCTCGTTCCTGCGCCACATCCGCAAGATGGGGCACAGCCCAGAGGGCGAGGAGGCGCCCCGGCAGGGGAGGGCCCGCCACACCCACCCAGGCCTCCGGACTGGACCGTCCCACCAGTGGTGA